Genomic DNA from Burkholderiales bacterium:
CGGGTCGGCCAGGTGGATCGCGAGCCCGGTCGGGATCAGTTCGGCGCTGCCGGGCGCCAGGGTCAATGGCGCTTCGATACAGGCGCGCAGGTCGAGACCAGCGGAACCCGGCGTCGCATACGCAGGCGGCGCGGCGCGCAACCGTTCGTCGAGGAGTTTGATGTCGATTCGGGTCACGGGGCCTTTCGCTTTTCCGCGAGCGCGGGCTTGCGATACAACTTTGCGACGTGCGCAATGAGCTGCCCGGCGAGCACGCTTTTCGCGGCTCTTGGCAAGGAATGCGCACCTTCGTCGTCGAACAGAATCAATTCGCTGTCGTCGCGGCCGAGCGCGTCCTGCACAAGATTGGCCGCCAGCAGAGGCAGCCTCTTGCGCCGCCGTTTTTCCTGCGCATATTCGACCAGGTTTTCGCTTTCCGCGGCGAAGCCCACGCAGAACGGCGGCTGCGGCAGGTTGGCGACGTAATCCAGAATATCGGGATTGCGCGCCAGTTCCAGCGTCAGCGTATCTTTTGTCTTCTTGATTTTTTGCAAGTTGGGCGTTGCGACGCTGTAGTCGGCGACCGCGGCGACCCCGATGAAAATGGCGCACGACGACACCTCGGCGATGACGGCGGCCAGCATCTCGGCGGCGCTCGTCGCATTGATCAAGCGGGCTCGCGCAGGGGCCGCCAGGCAGGTGGGTCCGGAAACCAGCGTAACGTCGGCGCCGGCCGCAATTGCCGCTTGCGCTATGGCGTAGCCCATCTTGCCCGAACTCAGGTTGGTGATGCCGCGCACAGCGTCGATCGCCTCGAAAGTCGGGCCGGCAGTCATCAGTACACGCACGTCGCGCAGCAGTTTCGGCTGCAACCAAGCCTCGATCGCGGCGGCAAGTTCCGGCGCTTCCAGCAACCTTCCAAAGCCGGTTTCGCCGCAGGCTTGAGCGCCGGCTGCCGGTCCGGCGATTGCCACGCCCTCGGCTTCGAGCTGCCGCATATTGCGTTGCGTTGCCGCGTTTTCCCACATTTGCCGATTCATCGCCGGTGCGATCATCAGCGGGCACTCACGCGCCAGGCAAAGCGTGGAAAGCAGATCGTCGGCAAGGCCTGTGACCAGTTTCGCGATGAAATCGGCCGAGGCCGGCGCAATGATGATGCCATCGCAATCCCGGCTCAGGTCGATATGCGGCATGCCGCTACCGGTGCCGTTCCACATGTCAGTCATGACCGGATTGCCGGTCAGAGACTGAAAGGTCAGCGGCGCGACGAAGCGTTGCGCGGAGGCCGTCATCACGACTTGCACATCGATGGCGGTCTGCTGCAACAGTCGCGCGAGTTCAGCGGCTTTGTAGGCCGCGACGCCGCCAGTGACGCCGAGCAGCAAACGATGTCGGGATGCGCCCATAGTGAGTTGCGATTGCTTTACGTATGATCCGTCCGGGCCGGCGCAGCGCCTGCTTCGGATGAATGGGATGGAGCGGGACGCCTATGTTAAGCCGAAATCCGGCGCCTTGCTAACGTCGCGAAGCGCAACCCGGAGGGAGAAACGATATGGCGATCAATGATTGGCCAGAGCTTGAACGGCCGCGTGAGAAGCTGTTGCACAAGGGCGCGCAAAATCTGTCGGATGCCGAGCTCCTGGCGATATTTTTGCGGACCGGCGCTCCGGGCAAAAGCGCGGTTGATCTCGCGCGTGAACTGATGCAGCGGTTTGCCGGCCTGGGCGGGCTCTTTGCAGCGTCCCAGGCGGATTTCTGCGCGATCGGCGGCCTCGGTCCGGCTAAATACGCGCAGCTTCAGGCGGTGCTCGAAATGGCGCGGCGCGCCCTGCAGGAGAAAATCACCCGCGGCGACGCAATGAATTCGCCGCAAACGGTGCGCGATTACCTGCGGCTGGCGTTGCAAGGCCGGCCGCATGAAGTGTTTGTCGC
This window encodes:
- the coaBC gene encoding bifunctional phosphopantothenoylcysteine decarboxylase/phosphopantothenate--cysteine ligase CoaBC, translating into MGASRHRLLLGVTGGVAAYKAAELARLLQQTAIDVQVVMTASAQRFVAPLTFQSLTGNPVMTDMWNGTGSGMPHIDLSRDCDGIIIAPASADFIAKLVTGLADDLLSTLCLARECPLMIAPAMNRQMWENAATQRNMRQLEAEGVAIAGPAAGAQACGETGFGRLLEAPELAAAIEAWLQPKLLRDVRVLMTAGPTFEAIDAVRGITNLSSGKMGYAIAQAAIAAGADVTLVSGPTCLAAPARARLINATSAAEMLAAVIAEVSSCAIFIGVAAVADYSVATPNLQKIKKTKDTLTLELARNPDILDYVANLPQPPFCVGFAAESENLVEYAQEKRRRKRLPLLAANLVQDALGRDDSELILFDDEGAHSLPRAAKSVLAGQLIAHVAKLYRKPALAEKRKAP
- the radC gene encoding DNA repair protein RadC — translated: MAINDWPELERPREKLLHKGAQNLSDAELLAIFLRTGAPGKSAVDLARELMQRFAGLGGLFAASQADFCAIGGLGPAKYAQLQAVLEMARRALQEKITRGDAMNSPQTVRDYLRLALQGRPHEVFVALFLDAQNRVIASEELFRGTLTQTSVYPREVVKRALYHNAAAVIFAHNHPSVLQSAAHTQ